A region of Homo sapiens chromosome X, GRCh38.p14 Primary Assembly DNA encodes the following proteins:
- the ITM2A gene encoding integral membrane protein 2A isoform 1 (isoform 1 is encoded by transcript variant 1) yields the protein MVKIAFNTPTAVQKEEARQDVEALLSRTVRTQILTGKELRVATQEKEGSSGRCMLTLLGLSFILAGLIVGGACIYKYFMPKSTIYRGEMCFFDSEDPANSLRGGEPNFLPVTEEADIREDDNIAIIDVPVPSFSDSDPAAIIHDFEKGMTAYLDLLLGNCYLMPLNTSIVMPPKNLVELFGKLASGRYLPQTYVVREDLVAVEEIRDVSNLGIFIYQLCNNRKSFRLRRRDLLLGFNKRAIDKCWKIRHFPNEFIVETKICQE from the exons ATGGTGAAAATCGCCTTCAATACCCCTACCGCCGTGCAAAAGGAGGAGGCGCGGCAAGACGTGGAGGCCCTCCTGAGCCGCACGGTCAGAACTCAGATACTGACCGGCAAG GAGCTCCGAGTTGCCACCCAGGAAAAAGAGGGCTCCTCTGGGAGATGTATGCTTACTCTCTTAGGCCTTTCATTCATCTTGGCAGGACTTATTGTTGGTGGAGCCTGCATTTACAAGTACTTCATGCccaag AGCACCATTTACCGTGGAGAGATGTGCTTTTTTGATTCTGAGGATCCTGCAAATTCCCTTCGTGGAGGAGAGCCTAACTTCCTGCCTGTGACTGAGGAGGCTGACATTCGTGAGGATGACAACATTGCAATCATTGATGTGCCTGTCCCCAGTTTCTCTGATAGTGACCCTGCAGCAATTATTCATGACTTTGAAAAG GGAATGACTGCTTACCTGGACTTGTTGCTGGGGAACTGCTATCTGATGCCCCTCAATACTTCTATTGTTATGCCTCCAAAAAATCTGGTAGAGCTCTTTGGCAAACTGGCG agTGGCAGATATCTGCCTCAAACTTATGTGGTTCGAGAAGACCTAGTTGCTGTGGAGGAAATTCGTGATGTTAGTAACCTTGGCATCTTTATTTACCAACTTTGCAATAACAGAAAGTCCTTCCGCCTTCGTCGCAGAGACCTCTTGCTGG GTTTCAACAAACGTGCCATTGATAAATGCTGGAAGATTAGACACTTCCCCAACGAATTTATTGTTGAGACCAAGATCTGTCAAGAGTAA
- the ITM2A gene encoding integral membrane protein 2A isoform 2 (isoform 2 is encoded by transcript variant 2), whose product MVKIAFNTPTAVQKEEARQDVEALLSRTVRTQILTGKSTIYRGEMCFFDSEDPANSLRGGEPNFLPVTEEADIREDDNIAIIDVPVPSFSDSDPAAIIHDFEKGMTAYLDLLLGNCYLMPLNTSIVMPPKNLVELFGKLASGRYLPQTYVVREDLVAVEEIRDVSNLGIFIYQLCNNRKSFRLRRRDLLLGFNKRAIDKCWKIRHFPNEFIVETKICQE is encoded by the exons ATGGTGAAAATCGCCTTCAATACCCCTACCGCCGTGCAAAAGGAGGAGGCGCGGCAAGACGTGGAGGCCCTCCTGAGCCGCACGGTCAGAACTCAGATACTGACCGGCAAG AGCACCATTTACCGTGGAGAGATGTGCTTTTTTGATTCTGAGGATCCTGCAAATTCCCTTCGTGGAGGAGAGCCTAACTTCCTGCCTGTGACTGAGGAGGCTGACATTCGTGAGGATGACAACATTGCAATCATTGATGTGCCTGTCCCCAGTTTCTCTGATAGTGACCCTGCAGCAATTATTCATGACTTTGAAAAG GGAATGACTGCTTACCTGGACTTGTTGCTGGGGAACTGCTATCTGATGCCCCTCAATACTTCTATTGTTATGCCTCCAAAAAATCTGGTAGAGCTCTTTGGCAAACTGGCG agTGGCAGATATCTGCCTCAAACTTATGTGGTTCGAGAAGACCTAGTTGCTGTGGAGGAAATTCGTGATGTTAGTAACCTTGGCATCTTTATTTACCAACTTTGCAATAACAGAAAGTCCTTCCGCCTTCGTCGCAGAGACCTCTTGCTGG GTTTCAACAAACGTGCCATTGATAAATGCTGGAAGATTAGACACTTCCCCAACGAATTTATTGTTGAGACCAAGATCTGTCAAGAGTAA